The following are from one region of the Nicotiana tomentosiformis chromosome 7, ASM39032v3, whole genome shotgun sequence genome:
- the LOC104096649 gene encoding uncharacterized protein, whose amino-acid sequence MLFWLNINDQLLTVTTIDVDTKMHQIIIASVPLALEPLSVISCFLLSDSQYTSSRTHSPLASILSYLSGPEVNSSKKAILEYRHNFKEIMTPSGSRFMQILSVGIRGSALGPQFVVEALAPDNPPLL is encoded by the exons ATGTTATTTTGGCTCAATATAAATGATCAGCTGCTTACTGTTACAACTATAGATGTCGACACCAAAATGCATCAGATTATTATTGCTTCAGTGCCATTAGCTCTTGAACCTCTTTCTGTAATCTCATGTTTTCTTCTGTCAGATTCTCAATACACCTCTTCAAGAACTCATAGTCCACTTGCTTCAATTTTGTCTT atttgagcggtccggaggtcaattcaagcaagaaggcgattttggaatatcggcataacttcaaagag ATCATGACTCCTTCTGGTAGCCGATTTATGCAAATTCTTTCTGTTGGAATCCGTGGTTCAGCGCTTGGACCACAATTTGTGGTTGAGGCATTGGCTCCTGATAACCCTCCTCTCCTCTGA